One Halovivax ruber XH-70 genomic region harbors:
- a CDS encoding NAD-dependent epimerase/dehydratase family protein — MQDARILVTGGAGFIGSNLANTLAADNEVVALDNGYLGTADNLDDGVEYVERDVLEDDLPTDVDVVFHLAARSSRQMLEDEPRQGARVNVEGFVNVVEQALDDGCDTFVYASTSSIYGSRRDPSPEDLDIEAATGYDASMLGRERYAEYYSNFHDDVTLAGMRFFSVYQGYGGAEEHKGEYANTVSQFTDEIANGRAPVLWADGSQTRDFTHVSDIVDGLELAADHEADGVYNLGTGEAYSFNEMVDMINEVLGTDVDPEYEPVPIDNYVFHTCADSSKFRAETGWEPAIDFEDGVERVCEPYLNE; from the coding sequence ATGCAGGACGCTCGCATTCTCGTCACCGGCGGCGCGGGATTCATCGGGTCGAACCTCGCGAATACGCTCGCGGCGGACAACGAGGTCGTCGCGCTCGACAACGGCTATCTGGGAACTGCGGACAATCTCGACGACGGCGTCGAATACGTCGAGCGAGACGTCCTGGAAGACGACCTGCCGACCGACGTGGACGTCGTCTTCCACCTCGCTGCCCGCTCGAGTCGCCAGATGTTAGAGGACGAACCGCGCCAGGGCGCCCGGGTCAACGTCGAAGGGTTCGTCAACGTCGTCGAACAGGCACTCGACGACGGCTGTGACACGTTCGTCTACGCCTCGACATCATCGATCTACGGCTCCCGACGCGACCCGTCGCCCGAAGATCTAGACATCGAGGCCGCGACGGGCTACGACGCCTCGATGCTCGGACGCGAACGCTACGCCGAGTACTACAGCAACTTCCACGACGACGTCACGCTCGCCGGGATGCGCTTCTTCTCGGTCTATCAGGGCTACGGTGGTGCCGAGGAACACAAAGGTGAGTACGCCAACACGGTCTCGCAGTTTACGGACGAGATCGCGAACGGACGCGCCCCGGTTCTCTGGGCCGACGGCAGTCAGACGCGGGACTTCACCCACGTCTCGGATATCGTCGACGGACTCGAACTCGCCGCCGATCACGAGGCGGACGGCGTGTACAACCTCGGGACAGGCGAGGCCTACTCGTTCAACGAGATGGTAGACATGATCAACGAGGTGCTCGGCACCGACGTCGACCCCGAGTACGAGCCGGTCCCGATCGACAATTACGTCTTTCACACCTGCGCCGACAGCTCGAAGTTCCGGGCGGAGACCGGCTGGGAACCCGCGATCGACTTCGAAGACGGCGTCGAGCGCGTCTGCGAACCTTATCTGAACGAGTGA
- the hisE gene encoding phosphoribosyl-ATP diphosphatase translates to MSDDAPVSTDGTEPDASEPDPQVLADLFAVIEDRKATRPEGSYTASLFDHEKGENAVLEKIGEESTEVVLAAKDDDSDELAAESADLVYHLLVLLSMKEMDLTDLLSALESRR, encoded by the coding sequence ATGAGTGACGACGCCCCGGTATCGACGGATGGGACGGAGCCGGATGCGTCGGAACCGGATCCGCAGGTCCTCGCGGACCTCTTCGCCGTCATCGAGGATCGGAAAGCGACCCGACCGGAGGGGTCGTACACGGCGTCGCTGTTCGACCACGAAAAGGGCGAGAACGCCGTCCTCGAGAAGATCGGCGAGGAATCGACGGAGGTCGTCCTCGCCGCGAAGGACGACGACTCGGACGAACTGGCCGCCGAATCCGCCGACCTCGTCTATCACTTGCTCGTCTTGCTCTCGATGAAGGAGATGGACCTCACGGACTTGCTTTCGGCCCTCGAATCGCGGCGGTAG
- a CDS encoding bifunctional nuclease family protein: protein MDASIDGVRLAGTPSGPVPVVVLGVAGETEVLPIFVGAEEATSIARGLEATDIGRPLTHDLLLDVMEELGGRVERVVVSDLEERGEDGGTFIADLHLTTPRESVVIDARPSDSLALAARTNVPIEISESVFERSSEDPAQYDELTDIRELGGEAA from the coding sequence ATGGACGCGAGTATCGACGGTGTTCGCCTCGCCGGGACGCCATCGGGACCGGTTCCGGTGGTCGTCCTCGGCGTGGCGGGCGAGACCGAGGTGCTCCCTATCTTCGTGGGGGCCGAGGAGGCGACCAGCATCGCTCGCGGGCTCGAGGCGACGGACATCGGGCGCCCGCTCACGCACGATCTCTTGCTCGACGTGATGGAGGAACTGGGCGGTCGCGTCGAACGCGTCGTCGTGAGCGATCTCGAGGAACGCGGCGAGGACGGCGGCACGTTCATCGCCGATCTCCACCTGACCACGCCGCGCGAGAGCGTCGTGATCGACGCCCGCCCCAGCGACTCGCTCGCGCTCGCCGCGCGGACGAACGTGCCGATCGAAATCTCGGAGTCGGTGTTCGAACGGAGCAGCGAGGATCCAGCGCAGTACGACGAACTCACGGACATCCGTGAGCTCGGGGGTGAGGCGGCGTGA
- the pdxT gene encoding pyridoxal 5'-phosphate synthase glutaminase subunit PdxT gives MSLTAGVVAVQGDVEEHVRAIERVCDRRGRSVSVHEVREPGVIPECDVLALPGGESTTISRTLHRAGIAPEIREHVASGRPLFATCAGLIVVSADAGDDRIDELDLLDVTVERNAFGRQRDSFEARLDVAGLDEPFPAVFIRAPAIDTVGDATILATVDDRPVAVRQGPILATAFHPELTPDDRLHELAFFEPEPAASSPE, from the coding sequence ATGTCACTGACCGCTGGCGTCGTCGCCGTACAGGGCGACGTCGAGGAGCACGTGCGGGCCATCGAACGGGTGTGCGATCGCCGTGGTCGGTCCGTGTCGGTCCACGAGGTGCGCGAACCGGGGGTAATCCCCGAGTGTGACGTGCTCGCGCTCCCTGGCGGCGAGTCGACGACTATCTCGCGGACGCTCCACCGGGCGGGGATCGCCCCCGAAATCCGGGAACACGTCGCGTCCGGGCGGCCACTCTTCGCGACGTGTGCGGGCCTGATCGTCGTCTCGGCCGATGCCGGGGACGACCGCATCGACGAACTCGACCTCCTCGACGTGACAGTCGAACGCAACGCCTTCGGCCGCCAGCGCGACAGTTTCGAGGCCAGGCTCGATGTCGCCGGACTCGACGAGCCGTTTCCGGCCGTCTTCATCCGCGCCCCGGCGATCGACACCGTCGGTGACGCCACGATCCTCGCGACCGTCGATGACCGCCCCGTCGCGGTCAGGCAGGGACCGATCCTGGCGACCGCGTTCCACCCGGAACTGACGCCCGACGATCGGTTGCACGAACTCGCATTCTTCGAGCCCGAGCCGGCCGCCAGCTCGCCCGAGTGA
- a CDS encoding preprotein translocase subunit Sec61beta, whose amino-acid sequence MDKGQNTGGLMSSAGLVRYFDSEDDKAIRIDPKTIIVFGLLLGVVIQVLSFIS is encoded by the coding sequence ATGGACAAAGGACAGAACACGGGCGGGCTGATGTCCAGTGCCGGACTGGTCCGGTACTTCGACTCGGAGGACGACAAGGCCATCCGTATCGACCCGAAGACCATCATCGTGTTCGGGCTCCTGCTCGGCGTCGTCATTCAGGTGCTGTCGTTCATTTCCTGA
- a CDS encoding aminotransferase class V-fold PLP-dependent enzyme, protein MSHQRVEPLDVEAIRAEYPILDQSVDGTPLVYLDSAATAQTPDPVVDAMSDYYRETNANVHRGIHHLSQQASAAYEEAHDRVAEFVGASGGRKELVFTKNTTESENLIAHAWGLRELGPGDEVVLTQMEHHASLVTWQQVAMRTGADVKYIEVTEDGRLDMDHARECITDDTAMLSAVHVSNTLGTVNPVNELVDLAHEHDALTFIDGAQAVPTRPVDVEAIDADFYAFSGHKMAGPTGIGCLYGKEALLAELDPYLYGGGMIRKVTYDDSTWGEVPWKFEPGTPPIAEAVGLHAAVDYLEEIGMERVQAHEEHLAEAAYDALSDIDGLTIYGPEPGPDRAGLVSFTLENVHAHDLASICNDHAVAIRAGDHCTQPLHDTLGVAATARASFYVYNTVDEIEPLVEAIEDAQSLFA, encoded by the coding sequence ATGAGTCACCAGCGCGTCGAGCCGCTCGACGTCGAAGCGATCCGGGCCGAGTACCCGATCTTGGACCAGTCGGTCGACGGCACGCCGCTCGTCTACCTCGATAGCGCGGCAACGGCCCAGACCCCAGATCCGGTCGTCGACGCCATGTCCGACTACTACCGGGAGACGAACGCAAACGTCCACCGCGGCATCCACCACCTGAGCCAGCAGGCGTCGGCCGCCTACGAGGAGGCCCACGACCGCGTCGCCGAGTTCGTCGGCGCCAGCGGCGGCCGGAAGGAGCTCGTTTTCACGAAGAACACCACCGAGAGCGAGAATCTGATCGCCCACGCGTGGGGGCTTCGCGAACTGGGCCCCGGCGACGAGGTCGTCCTCACGCAGATGGAACACCACGCCTCGCTGGTCACCTGGCAGCAGGTCGCGATGCGCACCGGCGCCGACGTGAAGTACATCGAGGTCACCGAGGACGGCCGCCTCGACATGGACCACGCCCGCGAGTGCATCACGGACGACACCGCGATGCTCTCGGCGGTCCACGTCTCGAACACGCTGGGAACGGTCAACCCCGTGAACGAGCTGGTCGACCTCGCCCACGAGCACGACGCGCTGACATTCATCGACGGCGCACAGGCGGTGCCGACCCGCCCCGTCGACGTCGAGGCCATCGACGCCGACTTCTACGCCTTCTCCGGGCACAAGATGGCCGGCCCGACGGGGATCGGCTGTCTCTACGGGAAGGAGGCACTCCTCGCGGAACTCGACCCCTACCTCTACGGCGGCGGCATGATCCGGAAGGTCACCTACGACGACTCGACCTGGGGTGAGGTCCCCTGGAAGTTCGAACCCGGCACGCCGCCGATCGCCGAGGCCGTCGGGCTCCACGCCGCGGTCGACTACCTGGAGGAGATCGGGATGGAGCGTGTCCAGGCCCACGAGGAGCACCTCGCCGAAGCGGCCTACGACGCCCTCTCCGACATCGACGGGCTGACCATCTACGGCCCCGAACCCGGGCCGGATCGGGCTGGCCTCGTGAGCTTCACACTGGAGAACGTCCACGCCCACGACCTGGCGTCGATCTGTAACGACCACGCCGTCGCTATCCGCGCGGGCGACCACTGCACCCAGCCGCTGCACGACACCCTCGGCGTCGCGGCGACGGCCCGTGCCTCGTTCTACGTCTACAACACCGTCGACGAGATCGAGCCGCTCGTCGAGGCGATCGAAGACGCCCAGTCGCTGTTCGCCTGA
- a CDS encoding FxLYD domain-containing protein, with translation MKRRTFLALAGASIPATLAGCTESESSDRQSGDDGGSGDGDGPVQFIDHEWYNNGAYDAGVTGQLENVSGDTLSYVEVSVYFLDEDGTQFEESLDNTNELADGRTWEFDAMFLSDDPSRVDDYEIEWDVTDF, from the coding sequence ATGAAACGTCGAACCTTCCTGGCTTTGGCAGGAGCATCGATCCCAGCGACACTCGCCGGGTGTACTGAGAGCGAGTCCAGCGACCGACAGTCGGGCGACGATGGCGGGTCAGGAGACGGTGACGGCCCAGTCCAGTTCATCGATCACGAGTGGTACAACAACGGCGCCTACGACGCAGGCGTTACCGGCCAACTCGAAAATGTCTCCGGGGATACGCTCAGTTACGTCGAAGTGAGTGTCTACTTCCTCGACGAAGATGGGACCCAGTTCGAGGAGAGTCTCGACAACACGAACGAACTTGCCGATGGTCGAACCTGGGAATTCGACGCGATGTTCCTGAGTGACGATCCTAGCCGCGTCGACGACTACGAAATCGAGTGGGACGTCACCGACTTCTGA
- the sufU gene encoding Fe-S cluster assembly sulfur transfer protein SufU — MGTGSDMYRQQILDHYKNPRNYGELEDPTFSHVGENPMCGDEIRMDVVLDESDDGATIEQVAFSGDGCAISQASASMLTSTLQGKTVDELLAMERDDVTDMLGVDISPMRIKCAVLAEKVAQDGAEIYRGDADDEKTTIEDGDGDD, encoded by the coding sequence ATGGGAACTGGCTCGGATATGTACCGACAGCAGATCCTCGATCACTACAAGAACCCCCGTAACTACGGGGAACTCGAGGATCCAACGTTCAGTCACGTCGGCGAGAACCCGATGTGTGGCGACGAGATCCGAATGGACGTCGTCCTCGACGAATCCGACGACGGGGCCACGATCGAACAGGTCGCGTTCAGCGGCGACGGCTGTGCGATCAGCCAGGCCTCGGCAAGCATGCTCACGAGCACGCTCCAGGGGAAAACCGTCGACGAACTCCTCGCGATGGAACGCGACGACGTCACCGACATGCTCGGCGTCGACATCTCACCGATGCGCATCAAGTGTGCGGTCTTAGCCGAGAAGGTCGCCCAGGACGGCGCGGAGATCTACCGCGGCGACGCGGACGACGAGAAGACGACGATCGAAGACGGCGACGGCGACGACTAA
- the radA gene encoding DNA repair and recombination protein RadA: MATDVDLETLPGVGPATADKLSDAGFDSFQSLAVASPSELSNTADVGESTAADIVSAARDAADVGGFETGSTVLERRNKIGKLSWHIDEVDDLLGGGIETQSITEVYGEFGAGKSQVTHQMAVNVQLPKEVGGLHGSCIFVDSEDTFRPERIDDMVRGLPEEAIEAALEDREIEGSADDEAAIEELVDAVLEKIHVAKAFNSNHQMLLAEKAKELASEHEDSDYPVRLLCVDSLTAHFRAEYVGRGELAGRQQKLNKHLHDIDKVGNLYNCAVIVTNQVASNPDSFFGDPTQPIGGNILGHKSTFRMYLRKSKGTKRIVRLVDAPNLADGEAVMRVEDEGLVPE, translated from the coding sequence ATGGCAACAGACGTAGACCTCGAAACGCTACCGGGCGTCGGCCCGGCCACGGCGGATAAGCTCTCAGATGCAGGTTTCGACTCCTTCCAGAGTTTGGCGGTCGCCTCCCCGTCGGAACTGTCGAACACGGCGGACGTCGGCGAGTCGACGGCCGCAGACATCGTCTCGGCCGCCCGTGATGCGGCCGACGTCGGTGGCTTCGAGACCGGCTCCACCGTCCTCGAACGGCGCAACAAGATCGGCAAACTCTCCTGGCACATCGACGAGGTCGACGACCTCCTCGGCGGCGGGATCGAGACCCAGTCGATCACCGAAGTCTACGGCGAGTTCGGTGCCGGGAAGTCCCAGGTCACCCACCAGATGGCTGTCAACGTCCAGCTCCCCAAGGAAGTTGGTGGCCTCCACGGCTCGTGCATCTTCGTCGACTCCGAGGACACCTTCCGCCCGGAGCGAATCGATGACATGGTTCGGGGCCTCCCCGAAGAGGCCATCGAGGCGGCCCTCGAGGACCGCGAGATCGAGGGTTCGGCCGACGACGAAGCGGCGATCGAGGAACTCGTCGATGCCGTCCTCGAGAAGATCCACGTCGCGAAGGCCTTCAACTCCAACCACCAGATGCTGCTGGCCGAGAAGGCGAAGGAACTCGCCAGCGAACACGAAGACTCCGACTACCCCGTCCGACTCCTCTGTGTCGACTCGTTGACCGCTCACTTCCGCGCCGAGTACGTCGGCCGTGGCGAACTCGCCGGCCGCCAGCAGAAACTCAACAAGCACCTCCACGACATCGACAAGGTCGGCAACCTCTACAACTGCGCCGTCATCGTCACGAACCAGGTCGCCTCGAACCCCGACTCGTTCTTCGGCGACCCGACCCAGCCAATCGGTGGCAACATCCTCGGCCACAAGTCTACCTTCCGCATGTACCTCCGCAAGTCCAAAGGCACCAAGCGGATCGTCCGCCTCGTCGACGCACCCAACCTCGCCGACGGCGAAGCCGTCATGCGCGTCGAGGACGAAGGTCTCGTTCCGGAATAG
- the pspAB gene encoding PspA-associated protein PspAB yields the protein MGVLDGLRAALGLRAEADARREADPEDLFGMSTAYMTMQADLGYESVGEAALCFSGVDASSFHETVDDVEAILEAGQEETGTEFTVTADGHGYEWVVLADDDPEDLVTSMHFAADTFVEQGYGSRLLAAVFGYEVNEARAGDSTSSQRAYWIYSFRRGSFYPFAPAGDRDRAHSVEFKLESVLDGELDVEDDKEYWYPLWPSENGIHPWE from the coding sequence ATGGGAGTACTCGACGGTTTGCGAGCGGCACTGGGGCTTCGCGCCGAAGCGGACGCCCGTCGCGAGGCCGACCCGGAGGACCTCTTCGGCATGAGCACCGCTTACATGACGATGCAGGCCGATCTGGGATACGAGTCGGTTGGCGAAGCGGCGCTGTGTTTCTCTGGGGTCGACGCGAGCAGTTTCCACGAGACCGTCGACGACGTCGAGGCGATCCTCGAAGCCGGCCAGGAAGAGACCGGCACCGAGTTCACCGTCACGGCCGATGGCCACGGCTACGAGTGGGTAGTTCTCGCCGACGACGACCCCGAAGATCTGGTGACGAGCATGCACTTCGCCGCGGACACCTTCGTCGAACAGGGCTACGGCTCACGCCTGCTCGCCGCCGTCTTCGGCTACGAGGTCAACGAGGCGCGGGCCGGCGACAGTACCTCGTCGCAGCGGGCCTACTGGATCTACTCCTTCCGACGTGGCTCGTTCTACCCCTTCGCGCCCGCGGGCGACCGTGACCGTGCCCACAGCGTCGAGTTCAAACTCGAATCCGTCCTCGACGGCGAACTCGACGTGGAGGACGACAAGGAGTACTGGTACCCGCTCTGGCCGAGCGAGAACGGGATCCATCCCTGGGAGTGA
- a CDS encoding glycosyltransferase: MTVDVRRLAGLSGSFFGTGLCLAFGLYNGVQQLTLITTLPWLVVEIVTVSAVPAVLVFTVLATLSGLMLTREVFSSPDPNERLSEGPPITAIVPVYGDGDVLPTSVESLLESNYSDVSVAIVTEPGDDETIAVAEELASHPDVQVLTNRQPGSKARAINDTVARLDAEYFCAFDADEWVDPDFVPTAMYALVEEDRDVFQARRVPRANGPVETLAYCERLLFHASYKLVEPLGFTYCRSSSSAFTREAFDAVGGLNDVVTEDIDFAHTCFRQGLDVRQARNLTNEMEAPHTMRDLWGQRKRWRLGHIEVFQKALTGGFEPTGLRGAASTLRLATSLTASVFMVALVSKVAVLAYYGYTEYALLPLVAVAATVLPVLYHDSRKGHIPDLSWSVFLAPLVYPGFGIVTIRCAFEYVFSWDGEWYQVEKTGA; encoded by the coding sequence ATGACCGTGGACGTACGCCGACTTGCTGGGCTCAGCGGGTCGTTCTTCGGCACTGGGCTCTGTCTCGCATTCGGCCTCTACAACGGCGTCCAACAGTTGACGCTGATCACGACGCTCCCCTGGCTCGTCGTCGAGATCGTGACCGTCAGTGCCGTCCCAGCAGTACTCGTGTTCACCGTACTGGCAACGCTCTCGGGACTCATGCTCACGCGCGAGGTGTTCTCCAGTCCCGATCCGAACGAACGACTGTCCGAAGGGCCGCCGATCACGGCGATCGTCCCCGTCTACGGAGACGGCGACGTGCTCCCTACGAGTGTCGAGTCGCTCCTCGAATCGAACTACAGCGACGTCTCCGTCGCGATCGTTACGGAACCCGGTGACGACGAGACCATCGCCGTCGCCGAGGAACTCGCGTCACACCCGGACGTCCAGGTCCTGACCAATCGGCAGCCGGGATCGAAAGCGCGTGCGATCAACGATACCGTTGCCCGCCTCGACGCCGAATACTTCTGTGCGTTCGACGCCGACGAGTGGGTCGATCCGGACTTCGTCCCGACGGCGATGTACGCTCTCGTCGAGGAGGATCGAGACGTCTTCCAGGCACGACGGGTCCCACGAGCGAACGGGCCGGTCGAGACCCTCGCTTACTGTGAACGGCTGCTGTTTCACGCGAGTTACAAACTCGTCGAGCCGCTCGGCTTCACCTACTGCCGGAGTTCGTCGTCGGCGTTCACCCGCGAGGCCTTCGACGCCGTCGGCGGGCTCAACGACGTCGTCACCGAAGACATCGACTTCGCTCACACCTGCTTCCGGCAGGGGCTCGACGTCCGCCAGGCACGGAACCTGACGAACGAGATGGAGGCACCGCACACGATGCGTGACCTCTGGGGCCAGCGAAAGCGCTGGCGACTCGGCCACATCGAGGTCTTCCAGAAGGCGCTGACCGGCGGGTTCGAACCGACCGGACTGCGCGGGGCGGCCTCGACGCTCAGACTCGCGACGAGTCTCACCGCGAGCGTCTTTATGGTCGCGCTGGTCTCGAAGGTGGCCGTCCTCGCGTACTACGGCTACACCGAGTACGCCCTGCTCCCGCTGGTGGCCGTGGCGGCGACGGTCCTTCCCGTCCTGTATCACGATAGCCGGAAGGGCCACATCCCCGACCTCTCCTGGAGTGTGTTCCTCGCGCCGCTGGTCTATCCCGGATTCGGGATCGTGACCATCCGGTGTGCGTTCGAGTACGTCTTCAGCTGGGACGGCGAGTGGTATCAGGTCGAGAAGACCGGGGCGTAG
- the htpX gene encoding zinc metalloprotease HtpX, with protein MQWKPDWGLRARMGVTMFLLFGLYIVFAGGITLYTSGGPFIFIVLFGGFSIVQYYFSDTLTLKSMGAKTVSAEEYPDLHRTIERLSQQADLPKPKVAVVDENVPNAFATGRNQKNAAVAVTTDLLRTLDQDELEGVLAHELAHVKNRDMMVMTFASLLGTIAFMFVRWGAFFGGGRRGGNRGGGGIIVAILISLVVWIISYFLMRALSRYREYSADRGAAAITGKPSALASALVSISDGVADIPDSDLRDEAEMNAFFIIPLKSGIVGRLFATHPPTEKRIEQLRSLEREMESF; from the coding sequence ATGCAATGGAAACCGGACTGGGGACTTCGGGCGCGAATGGGGGTCACGATGTTTCTGCTGTTTGGCCTGTATATCGTCTTCGCCGGCGGGATCACACTGTACACAAGCGGCGGCCCGTTCATCTTCATCGTCCTCTTCGGCGGCTTTTCGATCGTCCAGTACTACTTCAGCGACACGCTCACGCTGAAGAGCATGGGTGCGAAGACGGTCTCCGCCGAGGAGTATCCGGACCTCCACCGGACGATCGAGCGCCTCTCCCAGCAGGCAGACCTGCCCAAACCGAAAGTGGCCGTCGTCGACGAAAACGTGCCGAACGCGTTCGCGACGGGTCGCAACCAGAAGAACGCGGCCGTCGCCGTGACGACCGACTTGCTTCGCACACTCGATCAGGACGAACTGGAGGGCGTGCTCGCACACGAACTCGCACACGTGAAGAACCGCGACATGATGGTGATGACCTTCGCCTCCCTCCTGGGGACGATCGCGTTCATGTTCGTCCGCTGGGGTGCCTTCTTCGGGGGCGGTCGCCGCGGCGGTAATCGTGGTGGCGGTGGCATCATCGTCGCCATCCTCATCTCGCTGGTCGTCTGGATCATCAGCTACTTCCTCATGCGTGCGCTCTCGCGCTACCGCGAGTACTCGGCCGACCGTGGTGCGGCGGCGATCACGGGCAAGCCATCGGCCCTCGCCTCCGCGCTCGTCTCCATCTCAGACGGCGTCGCGGACATTCCGGACAGCGATCTTCGCGACGAGGCCGAGATGAACGCCTTCTTCATCATCCCGCTCAAGTCCGGCATCGTCGGGCGGCTGTTCGCGACGCACCCGCCAACCGAGAAGCGAATCGAACAGCTCCGATCACTCGAACGCGAGATGGAGAGTTTCTGA
- a CDS encoding 60S ribosomal export protein NMD3 produces MSESRAFCPRCGGQVPERPPDDEATESLRPSASVDLCRSCYFDDFEFVDAPDELTVPVCARCGAVRKGERWVDVDAVDYTDVAIDAVSEALGVHVDVEDVAWQVEPEHVDQNTIRMHCHFTGVVRDEPVSEEVVVPVTIARGTCTRCGRIAGDYYASLVQLRATERTPSTEELARTKEIANEVVADMEATGDRNAFVTEMGEVDAGLDVKVSTTKIGKKIAYKVVEEFGGTVTDSETLVTEDEDGNEVYRVTFAIRLPPYTPGDVVDLADDDDGPVLVRSARGNLKGVRLTSGERYEAAHEDGVSPDARKLGTQEDGVETTLVTVEDEHAIQVLDPETYEAKTIARPDYVDPDAETVRVLKSRAGLHVLPDQQTDERASDGG; encoded by the coding sequence ATGAGCGAGTCACGCGCGTTCTGTCCCCGATGTGGGGGGCAGGTCCCGGAACGACCACCCGACGACGAGGCGACGGAGTCACTCCGGCCGTCTGCGTCCGTCGACCTCTGCCGGTCGTGTTACTTCGACGACTTCGAGTTCGTCGACGCACCCGACGAACTCACCGTCCCCGTCTGTGCCCGCTGTGGTGCAGTTCGAAAGGGTGAACGCTGGGTCGACGTCGACGCCGTCGATTACACCGACGTCGCGATCGACGCGGTGAGCGAGGCACTCGGCGTCCACGTCGACGTCGAGGATGTCGCCTGGCAGGTCGAACCCGAACACGTCGACCAGAACACGATCCGGATGCACTGTCACTTCACCGGGGTCGTCCGCGACGAGCCCGTCTCCGAGGAGGTCGTCGTGCCGGTGACGATCGCCCGCGGAACCTGCACCCGGTGTGGGCGGATCGCCGGCGACTACTACGCCAGTCTCGTCCAGCTCCGTGCGACAGAGCGCACGCCGAGCACCGAAGAGCTAGCGCGCACGAAGGAGATCGCGAACGAGGTCGTGGCAGACATGGAGGCCACGGGCGATCGAAACGCCTTCGTCACCGAGATGGGCGAGGTCGACGCTGGCCTCGACGTGAAGGTGTCGACGACCAAGATCGGCAAGAAGATCGCCTACAAGGTGGTCGAGGAGTTCGGCGGTACCGTCACCGACTCGGAGACGCTCGTCACCGAAGACGAGGACGGCAACGAGGTCTACCGCGTCACGTTCGCCATCAGGCTCCCGCCGTACACGCCCGGTGACGTCGTCGACCTCGCGGACGACGATGACGGCCCGGTCCTCGTCCGCAGCGCCCGGGGTAATCTGAAAGGCGTCCGGCTGACGAGCGGGGAACGCTACGAAGCGGCCCACGAAGACGGCGTGAGTCCGGACGCACGGAAGCTCGGGACACAGGAAGACGGCGTCGAGACGACGCTGGTCACCGTCGAGGACGAGCACGCGATCCAGGTGCTCGACCCGGAGACCTACGAGGCGAAGACGATCGCGCGCCCGGACTACGTCGACCCCGACGCGGAGACGGTTCGCGTTCTCAAGAGCCGAGCCGGCCTGCACGTCCTGCCGGACCAACAGACCGACGAGCGAGCGAGTGACGGCGGATGA